The genomic window GGGCGTGATTTTAAACCAGACGAACAAATTATTTTAAGAGATTACCTTGCTATCGAGCGTACACGCTTAGCAAACGAGCGTACCTTATTATCCTACATTCGCTCGTCCCTTTATTTGCTTTTAGGAAGTCTTGCTATGTACGAAATAAAAGAATTTCCAAACTTTAGATATCTTACTATTATAGGTTTAGTTTTTAGTGCATTGTTTTTTGTGATAGGGATTTATCGATTTTCATTACTTAAAAGAAGTTTGAAACGTTTGCATTATATGTCGGAAAATAATGAAAGTAAATAGGTTTTATATGAATTTTAAATAAAAAAAGCTCCAGAGTTAACTGAAGCTTTTAGATTTATTTTAAAAGAAAATTAAAGTTTACTTACGCATCACTTTAACATTCATTTCTTCAACTTTTTTATCAGATAATAAAGAAGGTGCACCAAAAAGTAAATCTTCACTAGTTCCCGTTTTTGGGAAAGCCATCACTTCTCTAATCGACGCTTTTTTCTCTAAAATCATCATTAATCGGTCTACACCCCAAGCAATCCCGCCGTGTGGTGGAGCACCATAATGGAACGCTTTATACATGGTTCCAACACTTTTCATCATTTCGGCTTTATTGTAACCCATATTTTTATAGGTAGCTTCCAAAATTTCTGGTTTGTGCGCACGCACAGAGCCACCGCCAATTTCGTAACCGTTTAATATTAAATCGTATTGTTGCGCAATAATACTTCCTATTTCATCTTCATTACCATTCATGTGCTTGTCTATATCGTAAATCGCAGGCATGGAGAATGGGTTGTGTGTAAACGTCCAACGCCCTTCATCTGTTTTTTCAAACATTGGGAAATCTACAACCCAAGCAGGTCGTAATTCTTTCGGGTTAATTAAGCGTAACATGCTTCCCAATTCTTGTCTTACCGCATCTAAAGCTTTATTTGCTGTAGCATAATCTGCAGCCGAGAAGAACACAATATCTCCAACTTGTGCGTTTGTCTTTTTTATAATTCCAGCGGCAATATCTTCACCTAAAAATTTAATTATTGGTGATTGTAAATCATTTTCATTTACAATAATATAAGCCAATCCACCTAAGCCATGCTGTTGAGCAATACTAGTAAGTTTTTCAATTTGGCCTTTAGACAAACGTTTTTTACCCTGTTCTTCAGCCGAAACTTTTATGCATTTCACAATACCTCCTTCATCAATAGGTTTACTAAATACTTGGAAGCTTGTATCTTTTACAATATCTGTAATGTCTTGTAATTTCAACCCGAAGCGTAAATCAGGACGGTCGCAACCGTAAAAATCCATTGCTTCTTTATATGTAATTACTTCAAATGGTTTTAAAATCC from Algibacter sp. L1A34 includes these protein-coding regions:
- a CDS encoding DUF202 domain-containing protein; amino-acid sequence: MKLLHFGRDFKPDEQIILRDYLAIERTRLANERTLLSYIRSSLYLLLGSLAMYEIKEFPNFRYLTIIGLVFSALFFVIGIYRFSLLKRSLKRLHYMSENNESK